From Medicago truncatula cultivar Jemalong A17 chromosome 7, MtrunA17r5.0-ANR, whole genome shotgun sequence, a single genomic window includes:
- the LOC25498659 gene encoding copper transporter 6, with protein sequence MGMPMAPGQSMPMSNGTMIMNMQMSFFWGKNAIVLFSGWPNNSLGMYILAILFVFILALAAEVLSNQPSIKRGTNPLKGGLIQSGVYFFRISFIYLLMLAVMSFNVGIFIAAVLGHSLGFFVARSRAIAVANGEDQRSDSATLKI encoded by the coding sequence ATGGGCATGCCTATGGCTCCAGGACAAAGCATGCCTATGTCCAATGGCACAATGATAATGAACATGCAAATGAGTTTCTTTTGGGGCAAAAATGCCATAGTGCTTTTCTCAGGGTGGCCAAATAACAGCCTTGGAATGTACATCTTAGCTATTTTGTTTGTGTTCATTTTAGCTTTGGCTGCCGAGGTTTTGTCGAACCAACCATCGATCAAACGTGGGACTAATCCACTCAAGGGAGGATTGATTCAGTCTGGTGTTTACTTCTTTCGTATCAGTTTCATTTACTTGCTTATGCTTGCTGTTATGTCTTTCAATGTTGGAATCTTTATAGCTGCTGTTCTTGGTCATTCATTGGGATTCTTTGTCGCGAGATCACGTGCTATTGCTGTTGCAAATGGGGAAGATCAACGATCCGACTCGGCTACACTTAAGATTTGA